From the genome of Pseudomonas sp. gcc21, one region includes:
- a CDS encoding ATP-binding protein, protein MDSYRNPLTPGVRHRPSELEVHTSLLEMARISCGRAIKGRNARPIMFLGLKGTGKTVLLNEIRINARKEGLLVSHVKSPEHEGLARLLYPEMREVMHSLSGVESAKEIVSRGLTGLQSFASTFKIDTRGAEIPAQPKPGLADSGDLEYDLLGLLAVIGKAAQAAGTGWVLFIDNVQYFSKEDLAALIAAIHRMSQERLPVLLIGAGLPHVARLTGEAKPYAERLFLYPSLDALGQA, encoded by the coding sequence ATGGATTCCTACCGCAACCCGTTGACGCCTGGCGTTAGACACAGGCCTTCCGAATTGGAGGTGCACACCTCACTTCTTGAAATGGCAAGAATATCCTGTGGGCGAGCCATTAAGGGGCGAAACGCACGCCCCATAATGTTTCTCGGGTTAAAAGGCACTGGAAAGACCGTATTGCTGAATGAAATTAGAATAAATGCTAGGAAGGAAGGTCTTCTCGTTTCTCATGTCAAATCACCAGAACATGAAGGCCTTGCACGTCTTCTCTATCCTGAAATGCGGGAAGTTATGCACTCGCTCTCTGGTGTTGAGTCGGCAAAGGAAATAGTTAGCCGTGGATTAACAGGCCTTCAGAGTTTTGCGTCTACCTTCAAAATTGATACCAGAGGTGCTGAGATCCCCGCTCAGCCTAAGCCGGGACTCGCTGATAGCGGAGACCTTGAATACGACCTACTAGGCCTATTGGCTGTGATCGGCAAAGCAGCACAGGCTGCGGGCACGGGATGGGTTCTTTTCATTGATAACGTTCAGTATTTCTCAAAAGAGGATCTAGCTGCCCTTATTGCCGCTATTCACCGTATGTCGCAAGAGAGACTTCCGGTACTGCTGATCGGTGCTGGTCTACCGCATGTTGCTCGTTTGACGGGGGAGGCAAAGCCTTATGCGGAGCGCCTTTTTCTCTACCCATCGCTGGACGCACTCGGCCAAGCATAA
- a CDS encoding antitoxin Xre-like helix-turn-helix domain-containing protein, whose protein sequence is MSLSIASFIQRGSEVPRVLLPSIFRIFEAWKLTGAQQVKLLGLINEKTLYNWKKAPEKAELSLDHIERASYILGIYKALQVLFPTQSNADRWLTKANDSPMFNGQAPIDWLMAGYMVDLAAIRVHLDSARGG, encoded by the coding sequence ATGAGTCTCTCAATCGCGAGCTTCATACAGCGCGGAAGCGAAGTACCGCGGGTACTGCTTCCCTCCATCTTCCGGATCTTCGAAGCCTGGAAACTCACCGGTGCGCAGCAGGTGAAGCTTCTGGGTCTGATCAATGAAAAAACCTTGTACAACTGGAAAAAGGCGCCCGAGAAGGCCGAGCTATCCCTCGATCACATCGAACGGGCGAGTTACATTCTTGGCATCTACAAGGCGCTGCAGGTGCTTTTTCCTACCCAATCCAACGCCGACCGTTGGCTAACGAAAGCGAACGATAGCCCCATGTTCAATGGTCAGGCGCCAATAGATTGGCTGATGGCCGGGTACATGGTGGATCTGGCGGCTATCCGGGTTCATCTGGACTCCGCGCGGGGCGGCTGA
- a CDS encoding helix-turn-helix domain-containing protein, whose amino-acid sequence MELKHAFAAALRDIRNSRKLTQEDFSSVSSRTYLSTLERGMKSPTLEKIDALSSVIGVHPLTLLTRCYLNAAPGVSLEDLMARVKAEVDALAPSST is encoded by the coding sequence GTGGAGCTCAAGCACGCATTCGCAGCGGCTTTGCGAGATATTCGTAATAGCCGAAAATTGACACAAGAAGATTTTTCGAGCGTTAGTAGTAGAACTTATCTCAGTACCTTGGAGCGCGGGATGAAATCGCCAACGCTCGAAAAAATTGATGCGTTATCTTCCGTTATAGGGGTTCATCCCCTGACCTTGCTGACTCGCTGCTATCTAAATGCGGCGCCGGGGGTGTCCCTGGAAGACCTTATGGCCCGAGTGAAGGCCGAGGTCGATGCTCTTGCCCCGTCAAGTACATGA